Proteins found in one Sporosarcina sp. FSL K6-3457 genomic segment:
- a CDS encoding MerR family DNA-binding transcriptional regulator — MYLSTGELSKRLKVSVRTLRYYDQIGLVHPS; from the coding sequence ATGTATTTATCAACAGGAGAATTGTCAAAACGTCTAAAAGTATCCGTTAGAACGCTAAGGTATTATGACCAAATTGGTCTTGTCCACCCCTCCTAA